In the genome of Cherax quadricarinatus isolate ZL_2023a chromosome 28, ASM3850222v1, whole genome shotgun sequence, the window TTCTTATGGACATTTTTAACAGCagctgctgtatagtccttgtggcttagcgcttctttttgattataataataataatttaacagcAGCTTCATTGAAAATGTGTATGAGGTGTAAACAAAGACTTCAGACATCACTGGGCTCAGgttagatatatatgtataaatatacgaTCCCTAGATTAAGAAAACTTACCTTAGGTGGAATTAAGCAAGGTTTATTCGGTCAGACACCAAGTTATGACATGGGACAGCAATGGAAACCATTCATACtgtctttgttggttatcctaggttaaattctCATAATGATAAATATTTCTCCCATTGCAAGACACACCGAGGGTAAATATTTAGGTCTACACTTTAACTGCCACTTGAAATATAATGCCCACAACCAACACATAGCCAGGATCTCTAAAACAGTAGACATCCTCTCCATGATATGGTACTGTGTACCTCAAACATTATTTACATTGTATTACTAATCTATccttatctcacctatggtatttgtgcttggaGATCTACTACACCAAATCAAATCACCTAAAACCACTAACAACCCAACAAAATGCCTATGCGTTGACTATCACTCATTCCAGTTCCAGACAACACcccacttccccactcttcaaaagcttgaacttacttaatatacacAGTATGTACTTGTACTACTGTGCCTACTTTATATATGTTAGGcctaggtgacatcaatgacatactactatatagaaatcccctggttgtgcagagcatttcaggcaaattaggtcagttttgtcccgggatgcgatccacaccagtcacctaacacacaggtacccattttttactgatgggtgaacatagacaactggtgtgaggaaacacgcccagtgtttcaacCTTTACTGGGAATCGAACTAGGACATcaccatgtgaagcaagagcttttgccatCAGGCCATGGGCCTATGCAAAATATCAATGTGCATGAAAGGCCCTAAGATTGGAATTCATTACATGAATTATCAAACGACCTCCTGTGTGCCAATCATCTCAGGTCTATTGTTAAAAAGCACCTATATTTCCCTTATCCAATTTTGTCCCTGTTCTTCCAGCCTTCCTTCATCTCCTATAGGAAATTAGTAACACATCTTATCCCATTGTATTCTCTACTCATCACTCCACTAAACTAAGATAATTGAATCATTTTGAAATAAATCATACTTTTGAAATTTTACCAGTTGTTTATTATCTACCTTTCTTATTTTGTACTATATATATGATTGTAGTTAACTGCATAAGAATTTCTACTTGATAATCTCTCTAAATCTGAAGTAACttttaagcattaggattagtttaCCCAAAATGCACTGCATACTAGTGACTTACTCTGTGCTTACATAAAGAAATATAAATTGTTTCGTATTGTGTTGTAATGTTTACACAAGAATTGTGTTTAATGGAACCGTTGTAGAAATTTAAGCTAGCAGTTGGTAAAGCACATGTGTACCTGTAGCTTTTCTTTAACTTAACAAGGTACTGCACTGTGGAAAtagcttatattttttttttttttttttttttttttacacatcaattttacaggctaagagctgttatcttaccttggctcatttcaaagcccagtctTATCtaaaggtatactaccaccactccaggaTGCAGTCCACAACAGGtacctacttctaggtgaacaggggcagcaggtgtaaggaaacatgcccaaagtTTCCACCCATGCTCTGTACTGACTCGCCTTCGAGTCGGGCACTCGCGACTGGTGGCTCATCTATATCGCCTTCGGATGACGGACTCTCCGTACTGCCagtggtgtccctcacagcctgagacggtggaacacttcctactgtggtgcccACGTTATCACTCTGCACGGACTACTCTCCGTGCAGCCTTGCGCGTACTTGGGGTGCACACTTTCACTCTACCTGTCCTCCTCAACGGGGAGGGGTTTCGCCCTCCGGACCGTCAGGAAATATTAGCTTGTACCtgctccttcctgctggcttcaGGACGTATCAGAGACATATAATATTAGTCAAGACATTCTTCCACTTTGGTCGATATTCCCTCTCCTAGCACTGGACGgccgggctcgatacggcgtatgctgtcagtggccctgaaaccccaacagaagaagaagaagtagaacaCCCATGCTCgagatcgaaccacagacacttggtatgtgagctgagtgtcaTATTGTTTGACCTTATTGGATTATTCTAGATTGAATCTACATTAAGTGCCCATAACTTGTGCACcctcaagaccattgtaaaaagatatacagtggcccctcgtttatcgtcgttaatccgttcctggaagtgcgacgattatcgaaatagacggtTTTCGAAtcgattttccccataagaaataatgtaaatacaattaatccattcctgacgcccagaagtattaaaacaaaaaaattttttacatgaaatatagatctagtacataaacaatacaatgagacatgatgaatgaaacattaacagcataacacttgcctttattggcgattcttcttagtgtatggaagactggaggaggagagagattggattaattactgtttggaaggggaatccccttccatcaacacctcaggtaccaagttcttttcaatatagacaccttgtattgtgccaaaacaaaagcattcacattgctaaactcacaaattatgatgtcacgtagccttaataccataatctgtaaggaatgcctagccatgctaggtgtcctagtggccccctctaattagtattttataacatgtaaaccacacaatacccaaaacctgtaaaccccacattgtaacccttatagagaataaacttgaattgaattgaattgaagagGTTCATAGATTCCAGATTTTGTCCATAGTGATGGTGTCCAGTAGCCTTCTGAATTTATGGACCAAGTCCAATTATTCCAAAATTTGTCTTGTATGAGCCAGAGTGTCCACATGCATGATCTGTCTGTTTCATTGTTTCATGAACCATAAGATGCCTGTGTCAGTTTGTCTGCTCTCATGCAGACACTCATTATTTAGTCTCCTGTTTTCCCCCTGGATTCACAGTGTTTTGCATGACTATTAATGTGTTAAGTAAAGTGCAAGTGGTAGTGCCAAGATGAAAAGTGTGAATGTCAGTGTTAAGGAGAAACTTGAATTAATAAGGAAGGTTGAGTCTGGAGTCTTAGTGGCACAGGCATGTGATGGGTGTAATGTTAAGAAGCTGTCCAATGTTCATAGAAGCAAAGATAAACTTGCACTTTCCTCTTAAGTTTAGTATAGATGCTAGTGGAGCTTTACAGCTCCTCTGACTAAGAATAAAAGTTATTCCGAGTCACTACTAACGATCATGGCAGTTTACAGTTCATGTCTCTACCACAAAAAGTAAGTAAAATTACCATACTGTATGTGAACAGTACTGTACTATTGTGCTTTCAACTTCATTTTTATTGGCAGTATACAGTAGTCCTGTACCATTTTACAAGTTGCAATATTCTTAGCATTAACTAGTCTTCTGAATCAATGGAAAAACTCTGCTGATTCTGagctttgttaaaaaaaaaattcatcattCAGAATCTATGGACAGTTGGCAATAATGTACACCCAGTCCCTCCCCTATTAGTCCATTAATTCAAGGAGTCTCTATGCATACATGTTCTGTTAAGCTCTGCCACTGTATATGGCTTAAATAAAGAACCGAAGTGAACATTGTTCTTTTTCTATattaaacaattttttttctcattgcttCATTAGATTCTGTGATTTATTGGTAAAGCTACTCTTCCTCACACAGCTTTTGAGGATACTACTActaaatactgtactgtactactaactgttactactactagttactaaTAACACTTACTACAGTTataatacttctactactataaTATGTACTACCACTTCATTTCTTTTTCCACTACTGctaactactattactatttcttatcttctactactactgctatcctttttcttttttataactgttgctgctgctacctatTGCTTATTCATACACAGGCTTTAACCTGGTCAATCAATGGCTTCGGGGACTGAACCCCTAGGTGTTGTTTTGgttaaacaagttacagtagtagcagtaaagtTACAAGTCAACTGGTGTAGTTAGAGTATTGTATTTGGCTTTCTCTTCACCTCTTCAACTGACCTGTCTCTTGGCTTTCTCTCTTATTCTCCCTcacttgtgacttgataatgggcTAGGACAGACTGAACTATGGCTTGAAGTTTCCTTCCCAAATTGGGGGTTTGGTATGAGTATTATTCTGTACCTAATCTTACCAGCAGTACCTTAAATTGAAGGAAGCAACTGGAACTAGAAGATGGGTAATTCATTGCATAGCATCTGCACAGAGGAAGCCTGCCAACTAAAATCTCTAGTAAATTTATTGCAGATCATGCTGTTTTCCTATGAACATTGCAGATTGACCACAGGAATGAAGTCAGCCTTTTCTTATGTGAAAGTGGTACTTGTTTCCTTTAATTGCATCCCCCTTGATAATGGTTTCAAGAGATAGGCTGCAACTGCTGAAAAATAGAACAGAAATTTGCTGTGTAGGCCTCTTGACACAATAgttgtttaacccgtaaacggtctaaacgtatatacgtatacgttttttcaacatttgaaagtatgtaaaaaaagtatttttttttttttttttttttttttttttttttttttaaattttaaaatttttaaaaaaaactttgatctacttttttttttttttttttttttgtatttgaaaatatgaaaaaaaaacataggtctacttttggagcactacacatgtgaacgtagatctgcttggaccgtttacgggttaatctaGGGTCAAAAACTTGCAATCAGATTATAGTGCAGGATTTGTGCTTCTGGAGGTCCCTGCAAATCCAGAATCAGTGAATGTCACTAAATTATGTTCATATAGTACATGTAATCAGTATTATTTCAGATTTGGGCTCATGCCATATATTTTAATGTATTGCATAAGAAAAATTCCAGAAAGAATAGAACTTTGAGCATTGAAAACATTAGCATATTGAGCAAAATCATATGAGTGACTTTTAGTTTAGAGATCATATATTAAGCCAGAACAAAATGGCAGCACCAAAATCATAATTAATCAAAACTATTCATAGGACAACCTTAGGTAAAAAcattgtacaaccatgtatcatgtcaaaatacaTGTATACTATAGGTCGGggctcactaatccggcaatcagttatctggttccatcagtaatccagcactaattttgtctagcataatttcaaatttcatcattataccgactcagaaattgtgcagatagttgtaaatccacagcagcaagccagtggaggagaaagcagtgatgaaaaagaggaagatgtagcagaaagagtctctattgataggttgattaaccctttgactgtcgcaacccccaatcctgaggtgtctcctggtgtcgcaaaatttaaaaaaaaaaaatattttttcttatgaaatgatagtgaAAAttttccgattgtaatgacaccaaaaaaacgaaatttgatggaaaactgacggaattatgctctcgtgaagttagcgacctcggcgctgtttacaaatcggcgatttcgcccaatttgagccctattttcggctaattccattgctccagtcgcccaaactcatagctaattctttagaactccattttttctatcgattgagtacaagaaactgcccatttaccgatttcaactacctaataatgtggtcagaaatttgcaatttggccaatttcacaaaaactaaaaaatatgacaatttcaaaataaggtccagaatgaacaatgcagacattcctggctctaaaataacattttctttgcttatcagtcatgtctccaggcccctctgatattactcttgctttctgtttttaatttttattcaaataaaaaatagaagacttactattatgcagactactgcaatactgtaataatttttataaataacatcaacccattcatgactgcatattagaatggctagttggacatttattggacaatggcatcatttgtttacttttgaacattggcaaaaatcaaacatttcccctaatttgagctccatttctaggttctttttgtagtaaaatcaatcaaaatcacctctatttctataatatgttttccattctatcatatgagaccaagaaaacgagaatacaaccataaatactatacgaaaatagaccacaaagtcggcattttaattaaaaaaacggtcagtttttttttctcattatgcactgcgtgctccaggattttttttatatggtgcacactgaccacacagacccattctctcacatgtgggcctaccagctttctcctgcttgattcgaagccgctagaatttatgagtatatatacgtcaaacacggtacctcgtaagacgtatatatacggccgcgacagtcaaagggttaagtgtattctaacctaaccactttgtaatccagcaaacttgctaatccagcacactacaggtcccaatgatgccagattagtgatggctgacctgtatttttattattattattattattgcataatTTAAGCACACAAATTTGGAAGTCTGTAAATTTAGGGGTTTTACTGTACTGTATCTTGTTTTGCACATTCAGTTTGCTATTACTGTTCTGCATTGAACACATTAGCTCTTAGATTTAAACGATTACAATATTCTAATTTGTTAAAAGTCACATTACTGAATGACACAAAATAAGACTGAACATTACTAACGTAATTTTATGTCCACAGGGACCAAGGTGAAAACGTATGGATGGAAGCTGACAGAAGACAATTTAAAAATTTGAAATAATCTGTGGCAAGAATTGCAGAATCTAGAAACTAAATGGAAAGATTACTTAAACTTGTGAAGTGGAGCAATGTTATTTCAATAGAAATTTGCTGGAACATGTTGTATGAAGTTCCTTGAATACAGTACATAACATCAGCTTAATCTTTTAGAGCACTTTTTTATATACAAGGTACTTCTGCAAACATTCACTATGTTAataaaacataaatggaaaattAGTCAGTTGAAACTAATTGATATACAGTGTACATAAATGTTAAATGGGTATGAATTGACCACTAAGGTACTAACAAAGTGATAATATTTTAGATTTAAAAGTTAAGGTATAATTTTGATTTTAGCATTAAATTTAGTGAAAAATTACTGTCATCCTATATGTATAAGTAGTCATAAAGTACCAACCAGAGTTTGAGTGATAAAACAAATATTTTGACTGGAATTtaccagtgaaaaaaaaaattcagaattGAATGACAAAAATGTTTAAATATATTGAATCATAGGATTTTATTGGGTAGaactatttatatataaataattattagATACAAGTTTTAAAGAAATATTACAATGGAAGCTTTACCTGAAGATTCATGTGCTATTACACCAGGACTGGAAGACAGGGAGTATTCCGAGGGTGAAAATGTATTTGAACAGCATTGTGACCCTAATGCTCTTCTATTGAATGACACTACAGACAAATCATTTCACTGCACTTTATGTGGGAAAGGGTTTTCCCAAAAAGGATCCTTAAAAAGGCATACACAGACTCATTCAGGTGAAAAACCATTTGGTTGCCCTGTGTGTGGAAAGGTGTTTTCAAGAGAGAGTAACTGTAAGGAACACATTCttattcatactggagagaaaccatttcAGTGCACACTATGTTGCAAAGGATTTACCCAGAAAGGTACTCTTGTAAAGCATCTCTATACTCACACTGGAGGTAAACCATATGAATGTTCAGAATGTGGGAAGACATTTGCACGTATTGGTGAACAGAAAATCCACATGGTgactcatacaggagagaaagcACATGAATGTGCTTTGTGTGGAATGGCATTTGGGCAGAAAGGTTCACTTACTAGGCATATGCAGTCTCATTCTGGAGAGAAGCCTTTTAAATGTGATTTATGTGGAAAGTTTTTTGCCCGTAATAGCAACTTAAAAGTGCATTTGCTTAATCACAAGGGAGAAAAATCATTTGTGTGCTCGATATGCGGAAAAAGTTTTGCACAGAAAAGTACTCTTAAGAAGCATaactacacacacatcacagaGAGATCAGTTGAATGTCCTATCTGTGGCAAGGCATTTGTGCATCAAGGTCAGATTAAGCTACATATGCTTAGTCACACAAAAGAAAAATTATATGACTGCTTATTATGTGGGAAGAGTTTTGCACAGAAAGGTTCTCTTGAAAAACACATTTTTATTCATACTGGCCAGAAACCATTTGAGTGTAAAGAGTGTGGGAAAGTTTTTACTCAGAAGGGCCACTTGACTACACATATGTTAACTCACACTGGAGAAAAGCAGTTTGAATGTTCTGAGTGTGGAAAACCATTTGCTCGGAACAGTGATCTGAAAGCTCACAAAGTAATACACAGTGGAGAAAAACCATACGAGTGCCCAATATGTGGGAAATGCTACTCTCACAAAAGTAATGTTAGTAAACATATACGAACTCACACGGGTGAAAAACCATTCGAGTGTTCAAAATGTGATAAAAGGTTTGTCCAGAAAAATTCCCTCAGGAAGCATATGCAGTCCCATACAGATGAAAAGTAATGCTTTATATCAGTTTCATTAATGCAAATTTTCTGGCATAATGAGATTTTACTAAAACTGTAAAATATCTGTACTACAATAATGTGCAGCATTGAAAAAAAATAGTATTTTCAAAGATATGTTAAATGATATTTAAGTTTTTTTAAATTGATTCATATGTTAACAAGTAAATTTTTATGAAAAAAGTTAAGCCAAGTGGGAGTTGAtagcatttaaccctttgactgtcgcaacccccaatcctgaggtgtctcctggtgtcgcaaaatttaaaaaaaaaaattatttttttcttatgaaatgatagagaatcttttcccgattgtaatgacaccaaaagaaacgaaatttgatggaaaactgacggaattatgctctcgcgaagttagcgacctcggcgctgtttacaaatcggcgattttgcccactttgagccctattttcggctaattccattgttccagtcacccaaactcatagctctttctttagaactccattttttctatcgattgagtacaagaaactgcccatttaccgatttcaactacctaataatgtggtcagaaatttgcaatttggccaatttcacgaaaattaaaaaatatgacaatttcaaaataaggtccagaatgaacaatgcagacattcctggctctaaaataacattttctttgctcatcagtcatgtctccaggcccctctgatattactcttgctttctattttgaatttttattcaaacaaaaaatagaagacttactattatgcagactactgcaatactgtaataattgtataaataacatcaacccattcatgactgcatattagaatggctagttggacatttattggacaatggcatcatttgtttacttttgaacattgacaaaaatcaaacatttcccctactttgagctccatttctaggttctttttatagtaaaatcaatcaaaatcacctctatttctgtaatatgttttccattctatcaaatgagaccaagaaaacgagaataccaccataaatactatatgaaaatagaccacaaagtcggcattttaattaaaaaaaacggtcagttttttttttctcattatgcactgcatgctccagaatttttttttatatggtgcacactgaccacacagacccattctctcacatgtgggcctaccagctttctcctgcttgatttgaagccactagaatttatgagtatacatacgtcaaacaaggtacctcgtaagacgtatatatacagccgcggcagtcaaagggttaaggaatacaattttttttttttttttttggggggggggggaacattTCTACTAAAAAGTGCAATAATTGTGGAGTGGcaaatatttatacatatatagaaAGAATAAACAATATAACGATTAGAATACTAATTTATCTCAGATTACAAGCACATCTAGAGGAAACTTTAAAGATGATaaagtataattattattagaccTGTCTTGTTAAAGGCCAAGGTGAACTTGCTCAGTTATTCTTTATAGCAAGTTTGCAGTCATGAGACTCGGGCAGTTGTGTCCACCGTTTTGCCTGTCAAATACAGTAAGTCTTCGACTTACAAACACGCTGAGAATCTTCTGTATtatgtatatcattattatacacaatacagaaagTCCCCCAACATGTTTGTAAGTTGACGACTTTCTGCATTATGAATATACACAATTCAAGAGGTCCCCACTGTGTTTGTAAGTCGAGGACTTACTGCACATGGTTTTCATTCAACCATTGGGTGTGATGGAGCTATAATAAAAAACTTAAAAGGTGTTATGCCATACACGTGTCATTAGCGTTTATACAAATGTAATATGTCATTATTATTTAGTATAGCAGTAACTAATCCTACATA includes:
- the LOC128693279 gene encoding zinc finger protein 568, which produces MEALPEDSCAITPGLEDREYSEGENVFEQHCDPNALLLNDTTDKSFHCTLCGKGFSQKGSLKRHTQTHSGEKPFGCPVCGKVFSRESNCKEHILIHTGEKPFQCTLCCKGFTQKGTLVKHLYTHTGGKPYECSECGKTFARIGEQKIHMVTHTGEKAHECALCGMAFGQKGSLTRHMQSHSGEKPFKCDLCGKFFARNSNLKVHLLNHKGEKSFVCSICGKSFAQKSTLKKHNYTHITERSVECPICGKAFVHQGQIKLHMLSHTKEKLYDCLLCGKSFAQKGSLEKHIFIHTGQKPFECKECGKVFTQKGHLTTHMLTHTGEKQFECSECGKPFARNSDLKAHKVIHSGEKPYECPICGKCYSHKSNVSKHIRTHTGEKPFECSKCDKRFVQKNSLRKHMQSHTDEK